The proteins below are encoded in one region of Rhizobacter sp.:
- a CDS encoding trehalose-6-phosphate synthase encodes MPNTVVSLNQSIQISVIPISAALRHRARGHICTNIESSPRVSGNHVNSLRLQLRFLVPLLATLGLAASLALPLMDQLTLRWFSRDLNLRGELVTNALAEAIADAMVEANTARLQPMIDRAAKDERVMGIGLCTREGTLDRRTEGYPAALSCDQARAAADSAPPVLAIEGGTVHVGVHPVQTSAGVAANLVLLHDLSFIERRSQDTRKYLIAFIAVLGAAMAFITVVVAQLSWRGWVAGIRGLLRGEGLLRPLAPGHHLAPLAADIRLRLRDLEDEYRRALGPETEWDADRLRGLLRTKLRGDEVIVVSNREPYIHELDDKGELFVRRPASGLVTAIEPVMRACSGTWVAHGGGSGDTKTVDAHDRIKVPPGRDEYSLRRIWLTPEEEQGYYYGFANEGLWPLCHVAHVRPVFRESDWQAYQQVNRRFADAVIAEARSEDPIVLVQDYHFALVPAMIREKLPGATILTFWHIPWPNPESFGICPWRRELLQGLLGSTILGFHTRFHCKNFMETVDRYLEARIEQEHSIVSVQNTETYVESYPISIEWPAKDLAARWRPAEDCRAAVIQRLKLTPGHRIAVGVDRFDYTKGILERLHAVERLLEKHPEWVGHFTLVQVAAPTRSSLEEYRSFQDRIERVCRRIAARFGSPDYEPVILLVEHHEHEQLNELYRAADVCLVTSLHDGMNLVCKEFVAARSDEQGVLVLSRFAGAAREMHEALVVNPYHVEECADAIHQALVMPAAEQHERMASLRMTVREFNVYRWAGRMLSDAARMRLRQRIEARVQRHGTSEAA; translated from the coding sequence ATGCCGAACACGGTCGTGTCTCTGAACCAATCCATCCAAATCTCCGTCATACCCATCTCCGCTGCTCTACGACACCGGGCTCGGGGTCATATTTGCACAAATATAGAATCCTCCCCCCGCGTCTCTGGAAATCATGTGAACTCGCTGAGGCTTCAGCTCCGCTTTCTCGTGCCGCTGCTGGCAACCCTGGGCCTCGCCGCTTCTCTCGCGCTGCCGTTGATGGACCAGCTGACGCTGCGTTGGTTCTCACGCGACCTCAACCTGCGCGGTGAACTCGTGACCAACGCGCTGGCCGAGGCCATCGCCGATGCGATGGTCGAGGCCAACACCGCGCGGCTGCAGCCGATGATCGACCGCGCGGCGAAAGACGAGCGTGTCATGGGCATTGGCCTGTGCACCCGCGAAGGCACGCTCGACCGGCGCACCGAGGGCTACCCCGCCGCCCTGTCGTGCGACCAGGCGCGTGCGGCAGCCGACTCGGCACCCCCCGTGCTCGCCATCGAAGGCGGCACCGTGCACGTGGGCGTGCACCCGGTGCAGACGAGCGCTGGTGTCGCGGCCAACCTCGTCCTCCTGCACGACCTGAGCTTCATCGAGCGGCGCAGCCAGGACACCCGCAAGTACCTGATCGCGTTCATCGCCGTGCTGGGCGCCGCCATGGCCTTCATCACCGTCGTGGTGGCGCAGCTGAGCTGGCGCGGCTGGGTGGCCGGCATCCGCGGCCTGCTGCGCGGCGAAGGCCTGCTCAGACCGCTCGCACCCGGGCACCACCTCGCGCCGCTCGCGGCCGACATCCGCCTGCGCCTCAGAGACCTCGAAGACGAATACCGGCGCGCCCTCGGCCCCGAAACCGAATGGGACGCCGACCGCCTGCGCGGGCTGCTGCGCACCAAGCTGCGCGGCGACGAGGTCATCGTGGTCTCGAACCGCGAGCCCTACATCCACGAGCTCGACGACAAGGGCGAACTCTTCGTGCGCCGGCCGGCGAGCGGCCTCGTCACCGCCATCGAGCCCGTGATGCGCGCCTGCTCGGGCACCTGGGTCGCGCATGGCGGCGGAAGCGGCGACACGAAGACGGTCGACGCACACGACCGCATCAAGGTGCCGCCGGGCCGCGACGAGTATTCGCTGCGCCGCATCTGGCTCACGCCGGAAGAGGAACAGGGCTACTACTACGGCTTCGCCAACGAAGGCCTCTGGCCGCTGTGCCACGTGGCGCACGTGCGCCCGGTCTTCCGCGAGAGCGACTGGCAGGCCTACCAGCAGGTGAACCGGCGCTTCGCCGACGCGGTGATCGCCGAAGCGCGCAGCGAAGACCCGATCGTGCTGGTGCAGGACTACCACTTCGCCCTGGTGCCCGCGATGATCCGCGAGAAGCTGCCCGGGGCCACCATCCTCACCTTCTGGCACATCCCCTGGCCCAACCCCGAATCGTTCGGCATCTGCCCGTGGCGCCGCGAGCTGCTTCAGGGCCTGCTGGGCAGCACGATCCTCGGCTTCCACACGCGTTTCCATTGCAAGAACTTCATGGAGACGGTCGACCGCTACCTTGAAGCCCGCATCGAGCAGGAGCACTCCATCGTCTCGGTGCAGAACACCGAGACCTACGTCGAGAGCTACCCGATCTCGATCGAATGGCCCGCGAAGGATCTCGCCGCCCGCTGGCGCCCCGCCGAGGACTGCCGCGCCGCGGTGATCCAGCGGCTCAAGCTCACGCCCGGGCACCGCATCGCGGTGGGTGTCGACCGCTTCGACTACACCAAGGGCATCCTCGAGCGGCTGCACGCGGTGGAGCGCCTGCTGGAAAAGCACCCCGAGTGGGTGGGCCACTTCACGCTCGTGCAGGTGGCCGCGCCCACGCGAAGCTCGCTGGAGGAATACCGCTCCTTCCAGGACCGCATCGAGCGCGTGTGCCGGCGCATCGCGGCCCGCTTCGGCTCGCCGGACTACGAGCCGGTGATCCTGCTGGTCGAGCACCATGAACATGAGCAGCTCAACGAGCTGTACCGCGCGGCCGATGTGTGCCTGGTGACGAGCCTGCACGACGGCATGAACCTCGTCTGCAAGGAATTCGTCGCCGCGCGCAGCGACGAGCAAGGCGTGCTCGTGCTCAGCCGCTTCGCCGGCGCCGCGCGCGAAATGCACGAGGCGCTGGTGGTGAACCCCTACCACGTGGAAGAGTGCGCCGACGCGATCCACCAGGCGCTCGTGATGCCCGCCGCCGAGCAGCACGAGCGCATGGCCAGCCTGCGCATGACGGTGCGCGAGTTCAACGTCTACCGCTGGGCCGGGCGCATGCTGTCCGACGCCGCCCGCATGCGGCTGCGCCAGCGCATCGAAGCGCGCGTGCAGCGCCACGGCACCTCGGAGGCCGCGTGA
- a CDS encoding mechanosensitive ion channel family protein: MTEIWMDWFRDTTVFGISVANLLWAALVALVAYLLITQAVRLALKRLKSLAGHTSTRADDMLVETLGSTNRALMLVVSLLIGLSVLDLPDRWAGRVSQLWFVALALQIALWANTAVTLGLRRHIQRAGAASASAAATLISWGLRSVLWAIVLLAMLSNLGVNVTAFVASLGVGGIAVALAAQNILGDLFASVAIAVDKPFEVGDFIVLGSIAGTVEVVGVKTTRIRSLGGEQIVMSNTELLKQTVSNYKRLQERRIVFGFRLNYRTPPEMLRRVPETVKAIVEESQSLRFDRAHFKGFGESSLEFEVVYIVLGPDYNQYMDEQQRINLRLAEELAAMGVEFAYPTRTVLLSHPAAEPAAA; encoded by the coding sequence ATGACGGAGATTTGGATGGATTGGTTCAGAGACACGACCGTGTTCGGCATTTCGGTGGCCAACCTTCTGTGGGCAGCGCTGGTGGCGCTGGTGGCTTACCTGCTCATCACGCAGGCGGTGCGACTGGCGCTCAAGCGGCTGAAGAGCTTGGCCGGCCACACCTCGACGCGCGCCGACGACATGCTGGTGGAAACGCTGGGCAGCACCAATCGCGCCTTGATGCTGGTCGTGTCGCTGCTGATCGGCCTGAGCGTGCTCGACCTGCCCGACCGCTGGGCCGGGCGAGTCTCGCAGCTGTGGTTCGTGGCGCTGGCGCTTCAGATCGCGCTTTGGGCCAACACCGCCGTGACGCTCGGGCTGCGCCGTCATATCCAGCGCGCCGGGGCCGCGTCGGCGAGTGCCGCGGCCACGCTCATCTCGTGGGGCCTGCGCTCGGTGCTGTGGGCCATCGTGCTGCTGGCGATGCTGTCAAACCTCGGCGTCAACGTGACCGCCTTCGTCGCGAGCCTGGGCGTCGGCGGCATCGCGGTGGCGCTGGCCGCGCAGAACATCCTCGGCGATCTCTTCGCTTCGGTGGCGATCGCGGTCGACAAGCCCTTCGAGGTGGGTGACTTCATCGTGCTCGGCAGCATCGCCGGCACGGTGGAGGTGGTGGGTGTGAAGACCACGCGCATCCGCAGCCTCGGCGGCGAGCAGATCGTGATGTCGAACACCGAGTTGCTGAAGCAGACCGTGAGCAACTACAAGCGACTGCAGGAGCGGCGCATCGTGTTCGGCTTCCGGCTCAACTACCGCACACCGCCCGAGATGCTGCGCCGCGTGCCCGAGACGGTGAAGGCCATCGTGGAAGAGAGCCAGTCGCTGCGCTTCGACCGCGCCCACTTCAAGGGCTTCGGCGAAAGCTCGCTCGAGTTCGAGGTGGTCTACATCGTGCTGGGGCCCGACTACAACCAGTACATGGACGAGCAGCAGCGCATCAACCTCCGGCTCGCCGAAGAACTGGCCGCGATGGGCGTGGAGTTCGCCTACCCCACGCGCACGGTGCTGCTGTCGCACCCGGCGGCCGAGCCGGCCGCGGCGTGA
- a CDS encoding substrate-binding domain-containing protein: MSTLPLRAISSMATRQVLAQLAERYRQATGTEMQIESVGGVDAARRVEAGEAFDLVFLASDALDKLAAGGRVQPSSRRALVDSSVAIAVKAGAPQPDVGSEEALRRAVLAARSIGYSTGPSGTALLKLFERWGIAETLKPRLVQARAGVPVGSLVASGEAELGFQQLSELMNLDGITLLGGMPPGLEITTTFTGAVAAQAQHPQAQAVLDFMASPDTAELKRRHGMDVPKASRA, translated from the coding sequence ATGAGCACCCTCCCCCTGCGCGCAATCTCGTCGATGGCCACCCGCCAGGTGCTGGCCCAGCTGGCCGAGCGTTACCGCCAGGCCACCGGCACTGAGATGCAGATCGAATCGGTGGGCGGCGTCGACGCGGCCCGGCGCGTTGAGGCCGGCGAGGCCTTCGATCTCGTCTTCCTCGCAAGCGACGCTCTCGACAAGCTCGCCGCAGGCGGCCGCGTGCAGCCCTCGAGCCGGCGCGCCCTCGTCGACTCGTCGGTGGCGATCGCGGTGAAGGCCGGTGCGCCGCAGCCTGACGTGGGCTCCGAAGAAGCGCTGCGCCGCGCGGTGCTCGCGGCCCGCAGCATCGGCTACTCCACCGGGCCGAGCGGCACCGCCTTGCTGAAGCTCTTCGAACGGTGGGGCATCGCCGAGACGCTGAAGCCGCGCCTCGTGCAGGCACGCGCCGGCGTGCCGGTGGGTTCGCTCGTGGCGAGCGGCGAGGCCGAGCTCGGCTTCCAGCAGCTGAGCGAGCTGATGAACCTCGACGGCATCACCCTGCTCGGCGGCATGCCGCCCGGCCTCGAAATCACCACCACCTTCACCGGCGCGGTGGCGGCCCAGGCGCAGCACCCTCAAGCCCAGGCGGTGCTCGATTTCATGGCCTCGCCCGACACCGCCGAGCTGAAGCGCCGCCACGGCATGGACGTGCCGAAGGCCTCACGCGCCTGA
- a CDS encoding cupin domain-containing protein — protein MSNAPSQDPRWKHDGVRVVPAGSLDANTAQTPGMDRKAAINFARVGAQKLWAGTVHIHANAKTGAHHHGPLESVIYVVKGRARMRWGERLEFTAEAGPGDFIYVPPFVPHQEINASRTETLECVLVRSDGEAVAINLDIAPAEPPEEVRWIDPTHPG, from the coding sequence ATGAGCAACGCCCCGTCCCAAGACCCCCGCTGGAAGCACGACGGCGTGCGCGTCGTGCCCGCCGGTTCGCTCGATGCGAACACCGCCCAGACCCCCGGCATGGACCGCAAGGCCGCGATCAACTTCGCCCGCGTCGGCGCGCAGAAGCTGTGGGCCGGCACGGTGCACATCCACGCCAACGCCAAGACGGGTGCGCATCACCATGGCCCGCTGGAGAGCGTGATCTACGTGGTGAAGGGCCGCGCCCGCATGCGCTGGGGCGAGCGGCTCGAGTTCACCGCCGAGGCCGGGCCGGGCGACTTCATCTACGTGCCGCCCTTCGTGCCCCACCAGGAGATCAACGCCAGCCGCACCGAGACGCTCGAATGCGTGCTGGTGCGAAGCGATGGCGAGGCGGTGGCCATCAACCTCGACATCGCGCCGGCCGAGCCGCCCGAAGAGGTGCGGTGGATCGACCCCACGCACCCGGGTTGA
- a CDS encoding dienelactone hydrolase family protein: MPRPLDQDDPLDDFERRDITLDHITKRVYTAGRGPGVIVMTEMPGISPHVARFARWVRDAGFTVYMPSLFGRDGAVPQAAEGIEIFKRACVSAEFRALAANETSPVTQWLRALAKLAHSECGGPGVGAIGMCFTGNFALTMMLEESVLAPVLSQPTLPLKDPAGLEISPADLKAVRERLDRDDLKVLAYRFEGDPYCRAERFAAYQAALGQRFVARVLPDSAANPDTPPFFRQAVPQPHSVVTAHLIDEAGQPTIQARDEILAFFRDRLAR, encoded by the coding sequence ATGCCCCGACCTCTCGACCAGGACGACCCGCTCGACGACTTCGAGCGCCGAGACATCACCCTCGACCACATCACCAAGCGCGTCTACACCGCCGGCCGCGGCCCGGGCGTGATCGTGATGACCGAGATGCCCGGCATCAGCCCGCACGTGGCGCGCTTTGCGCGCTGGGTGCGCGACGCCGGCTTCACCGTCTACATGCCCTCGCTCTTCGGGCGCGACGGCGCGGTGCCACAGGCCGCCGAAGGCATCGAGATCTTCAAGCGTGCCTGCGTGAGCGCCGAGTTCCGCGCGCTCGCCGCCAACGAGACGAGCCCGGTCACGCAGTGGCTGCGCGCGCTGGCGAAGCTTGCGCACTCGGAGTGCGGCGGCCCCGGCGTGGGCGCCATCGGCATGTGCTTCACCGGCAACTTCGCGCTCACGATGATGCTGGAGGAATCGGTGCTGGCGCCGGTGCTCTCGCAGCCCACGCTGCCGCTGAAAGACCCGGCCGGGCTGGAGATCTCGCCCGCCGATCTCAAGGCCGTGCGCGAGCGCCTCGACCGCGACGACCTCAAGGTGCTCGCCTACCGTTTCGAGGGCGACCCGTACTGCCGCGCCGAGCGTTTCGCGGCCTACCAGGCCGCGCTCGGTCAGCGTTTCGTGGCCCGCGTGCTGCCCGACAGCGCCGCCAACCCCGACACCCCGCCCTTCTTCCGCCAGGCCGTGCCGCAGCCGCACAGCGTGGTCACCGCGCACCTGATCGACGAGGCCGGCCAGCCCACGATCCAGGCGCGCGACGAGATCCTCGCGTTCTTCCGCGACCGGCTCGCGCGTTGA